A region of the Bacillota bacterium genome:
TAATATCGTCACTGTCCATCCTGGCAATATATTCACCTTGCGCTAGCTCAACCCCCTTATTAAGCGTCGCTATTAGACCTAAGTTTGCTTCGTTGTGCACAAGCCTAATTCTAGGGTCAGTATAAGACTCTACGATCTCGACACTACGATCTGTTGAGCCATCGTTAATGATCAGAAATTCAAAATCAGTAAATGTCTGATTAAGAATGCTCTCAATGGCTTCGCGAAGGTATGGCTCTCCATTGTATACAGGCATCAAAACTGTAACTTTCGGGTTCTTAGAGTTCATGCCAATCCAGTTTCCTTAAATACCATCTCAAATCGCTTATGCCATGTGTGATCACGCAGGCACCTCTCGTAGCCCGCCTTGCGGATTTTCTCCCTCTCACCATCATGCTCCAGATAATACTTAATTTTCTCAGCCAGATCTTCCGGCCCCGTATAGCAGACTATTTCCTTGCCTATATCAAAGAACTCCTCAAGCTCTTCCATGTACTCGACCATGTAGAAACCACCACTCATGGGAACTTCAAAATCCCGCAAGCGTATCTGTAGAATTCGCTCACCAGTTTCATGTGTTCGGCCACAAGTTGAAAAGCCCAGGTTGATTTTTGAGCGGCTATACATCTGAATCATTTCGATATCTGTAAGAGTCCCACCAAGGATTTCGGCAGGTAATTTAATATTACTTTCTGAAGATGTAGAGTGTATACTACCGTTTGAAGTATGCTCTTTAAAAGCCTGTTTTACGCGCTTTCCAACCGCCAGCATCCCAGAAGGTGTAAGCAGCTTCCTTCCTATACTGAGAGTACGCTTAAGCCGACCTGTAACAACAGCATTCCGATTTTCTGAGCTATAGCTTTTCCAACCAAGACCCCACACCCGAACATCTATTCCCTGGTCAAGTAGATACTTGATATATGCTGGACGATCCCCATACGCTTGCCCAACAAAGGTAACATCAAACTCAACAGGCAGATTATAAGGTTTATAGATATTGGGGTTAGCAGCTTCTTGGCAATATATTGGACGGGCGCCCATCGCTTTATAATCTTTAAGACGAAATTTCTCCGGTACCAAGCACCAATCATAGTGGGGAGATATTTCAGAGACCAGATGCAACTGGTATGAACCATTGCAATACCAGTTAACCGTTTTAATACCCATAGCTTTGATCTCATCTATGGCTTCAGGTAGCACACAAGCATCATAGAAATAGCTAAAAAATAAATCAATTGGTTTTTCAGCGTGAGCAGTTTTTATTTGTTTTAGAAGTGCTTCAGTTACTTTTGGCCTGTTTTTCTTGATAAAGGATGCTTGGATAGGGCTCTCTGGATTTAAGTTCTGGAAGGTCTCTCTTAAATCATAATCAAACTCAACTACATCGTGCCCAAGATCAACCAAAGGCAGATAAAGGTTGCTCCGCCAGAGGTTTGATTGAAAGAAAGCATTAGGTGTAGTGTCAGATGCGTAGAATATGCGCATATTTTTCCAGTCCCCTTGCCGACGTTATATAACCTTAGGAAATTAGGACCTTTTCGTATTCCATAGCAATCTTATCCCATGTGAATTTCTCAGACCAGTTTTTCTTTCCAGTTCTGCCCAAACTGCTAAGATAAGACTTATCTTTAGCCAATTTGGACATATGTTCTGCAAGAACTACCGGATCTACATGAGTATAACCTCTTTCATCTCTCGATGCTGGACAAATCACACCCCCGCCAGTCCAACGTGCGATCTCTTCAGCATTACCGACTGGAACTGAAAGAAACGGGGTGCCTGCAGCAGCCGATTCGAATAAAACTAAAGGCGAGTACTCGATGTTAGATGCGAATACAAACAGGTCTGCCGCTATGAAAGCTTGAACCAGCTCGGGTCTTGGTAGGTCGGTTATTAGAATTTTCTTATTTCCAGCTTGCGCATTAACCTTTTTTGCGATATCAAGCCACGGACCTTCTTTGATAATGTTAAGACCTTGAAGACCGCTTTTTATATAGCCCTTGGCCCTTGTTTTAAGCGTCGCTTTAACCGAATTGCTGATTTTATTACCATTTAAGATAAGAGTAGCTGGGCCTTCAAACTTAGCCTTCTCAAAAGCGCTTGCAACTTCAAAATGCCCTTTCATACCTGTAAAACTTCCAACGGTTAAACATAAGAAATCTTCCTTGCCTATTCCGTATCTCTCTCGAAACAAAGGATCAGGTTCAACCGAGAACTCGATCTCGCTCGCACCGTTTGGAATCACTGAGATACTGGTCAAACCATGCTCTCTTGCAAAATTAATATCGCGGTAATCCGAGGCATAAAATATAAGGTGATCAAACTGACGAAGAATGTTGGGCATTATTTGAAAATAATTTGCAAATGATGGTTCATAAAAACGTGAGAAACCGCAAGGTATAAATACTTTGTGAGCCTTAATCTGCGGCAACACTGACCAGAGCGCGTCAAAAGTCCACTGCTGTGCAGCTTTGATTATGATAGCATCAAAGTTGCCAGAGATAACAAATCTGCGGTAGGCTTCTACATCACCAACCATACCGTGAACCAAGTTGCCTGAGACTTCAAAACCTTTAATCTTTACGCCATTTAGCTCATCAAAATCTCTGTTCAAGAGCTTCGTAGTTGCAACAGTAACATCATGACCGCGCAATACTAGCCGCTCTGCAATTTGCTTTATAACCTCTTGGACTCCACCTACACTTGGTGTATAGAACTCACAGCAAAAAAGGATTCGCATCAACGTCAATCCCCACTAAG
Encoded here:
- a CDS encoding glycosyltransferase family 4 protein — protein: MRILFCCEFYTPSVGGVQEVIKQIAERLVLRGHDVTVATTKLLNRDFDELNGVKIKGFEVSGNLVHGMVGDVEAYRRFVISGNFDAIIIKAAQQWTFDALWSVLPQIKAHKVFIPCGFSRFYEPSFANYFQIMPNILRQFDHLIFYASDYRDINFAREHGLTSISVIPNGASEIEFSVEPDPLFRERYGIGKEDFLCLTVGSFTGMKGHFEVASAFEKAKFEGPATLILNGNKISNSVKATLKTRAKGYIKSGLQGLNIIKEGPWLDIAKKVNAQAGNKKILITDLPRPELVQAFIAADLFVFASNIEYSPLVLFESAAAGTPFLSVPVGNAEEIARWTGGGVICPASRDERGYTHVDPVVLAEHMSKLAKDKSYLSSLGRTGKKNWSEKFTWDKIAMEYEKVLIS
- a CDS encoding glycosyltransferase; the encoded protein is MRIFYASDTTPNAFFQSNLWRSNLYLPLVDLGHDVVEFDYDLRETFQNLNPESPIQASFIKKNRPKVTEALLKQIKTAHAEKPIDLFFSYFYDACVLPEAIDEIKAMGIKTVNWYCNGSYQLHLVSEISPHYDWCLVPEKFRLKDYKAMGARPIYCQEAANPNIYKPYNLPVEFDVTFVGQAYGDRPAYIKYLLDQGIDVRVWGLGWKSYSSENRNAVVTGRLKRTLSIGRKLLTPSGMLAVGKRVKQAFKEHTSNGSIHSTSSESNIKLPAEILGGTLTDIEMIQMYSRSKINLGFSTCGRTHETGERILQIRLRDFEVPMSGGFYMVEYMEELEEFFDIGKEIVCYTGPEDLAEKIKYYLEHDGEREKIRKAGYERCLRDHTWHKRFEMVFKETGLA